A stretch of Synechococcus sp. WH 8020 DNA encodes these proteins:
- a CDS encoding DUF3136 domain-containing protein — MAQAKLTIGELEAGYPLYCKALRRLLKEGRSIKDIERTVCWGHLETLNRCLPGRYKAPSYLLALIRRDLDQPKHS; from the coding sequence ATGGCCCAAGCCAAGCTGACCATTGGCGAACTCGAAGCGGGCTACCCCCTGTACTGCAAAGCCTTACGCAGACTTCTCAAAGAAGGACGAAGCATCAAGGACATTGAACGAACAGTGTGCTGGGGACACCTAGAAACGCTGAATCGCTGCCTTCCAGGGCGCTACAAAGCGCCGTCTTATTTGCTTGCATTAATTCGAAGAGATCTCGATCAGCCCAAGCACTCATGA
- the gloB gene encoding hydroxyacylglutathione hydrolase, protein MAMASTIDGIHPVAVLNDNIVWVWVRGSQAIVIDPAVAAPIVDWLDRRGLQLVAVLQTHHHSDHIGGTPGLLQRWSSAEVIAAADDQERIPFQTLSVRDGDEIELLGRPVRVMDVRAHTRAHIAYWLPQGEISTSLSSVLFCGDTLFSGGCGRLFEGTPADMHRALQRLGSLPPETLVCCAHEYTEGNLRWAAQQEPDDAPIAKRLREVEAKRRSGSLTLPSSIAEEWRSNLFLRATSSEELGRLRQHKDSWRG, encoded by the coding sequence ATGGCGATGGCCTCCACGATTGATGGGATTCACCCGGTTGCTGTCCTCAACGACAACATCGTCTGGGTATGGGTACGTGGGAGTCAGGCCATCGTCATCGATCCTGCCGTCGCCGCCCCCATTGTCGACTGGCTCGATAGACGTGGATTGCAGCTCGTTGCAGTGCTTCAGACCCATCACCATTCCGACCATATCGGCGGCACACCTGGACTTCTTCAACGCTGGTCATCCGCTGAAGTCATCGCAGCCGCGGACGACCAAGAACGCATCCCATTTCAAACTCTGTCCGTCCGCGATGGTGACGAAATCGAGCTCCTAGGCAGGCCGGTCAGGGTTATGGATGTTCGCGCCCATACACGAGCTCACATCGCTTACTGGTTGCCACAAGGAGAGATCTCAACCTCTCTGTCGAGTGTGTTGTTTTGCGGCGACACCCTGTTTAGCGGCGGCTGTGGTCGACTCTTTGAGGGAACACCTGCCGATATGCATCGCGCCTTGCAAAGGCTGGGATCACTGCCTCCAGAAACCCTGGTCTGCTGCGCTCACGAATACACCGAGGGGAATCTGCGCTGGGCCGCGCAACAGGAGCCTGACGATGCCCCCATCGCGAAACGACTCAGGGAGGTTGAAGCGAAACGTCGGTCAGGCTCCCTGACCCTTCCCAGCAGCATTGCCGAAGAGTGGCGCTCCAATTTATTTTTGCGGGCAACCAGCTCCGAAGAACTGGGGCGACTGCGTCAACACAAAGACAGCTGGAGAGGCTGA
- a CDS encoding alpha/beta fold hydrolase — protein sequence MSSILWIDLQPSVFCFNKKLACILSQSRHVRRWSFQHDLDEICSLSTIFDFLRETVDQLDSPPHVVAHGLSGTVASLFARQFPTLFRSLTLISVDPISTNQWTSHYLEMRRKLPCSRSSILSHIVPLLFYKKPNDTNLVLSGFFEKCLDSDFIPGSIASHSLLPNLSSIDIPLSIINGSHDFVIDQNSALRWKPHLNNGDRFYSLPGGHHFSHFSQPKLYGELINSFLEMIPDSFSTAFPDQFNPSLSRKISS from the coding sequence ATGTCATCGATTCTTTGGATTGATTTGCAGCCTTCTGTTTTTTGCTTTAATAAGAAGCTTGCTTGCATTTTAAGTCAGTCAAGGCATGTACGCCGTTGGTCTTTTCAGCATGATCTTGATGAGATATGCTCATTGTCCACGATTTTTGACTTTCTTAGAGAAACTGTTGATCAATTGGACTCTCCTCCTCATGTTGTAGCACATGGCCTTAGTGGTACTGTCGCATCTTTGTTTGCGCGACAATTCCCAACATTGTTTCGTTCACTTACTTTGATTTCTGTTGACCCTATCTCTACCAATCAATGGACGAGTCATTATTTGGAAATGAGGCGGAAATTACCCTGTTCAAGATCATCTATCTTGTCTCACATTGTTCCACTTTTGTTCTATAAAAAACCCAATGATACTAATTTAGTTCTTTCTGGATTCTTTGAAAAATGTCTTGATTCTGATTTTATTCCTGGGTCTATTGCTTCACACTCGCTTCTACCCAATCTTTCTTCGATTGACATTCCCTTGTCGATCATCAATGGTTCTCATGATTTTGTTATTGATCAGAATTCCGCTCTCCGTTGGAAGCCTCATTTAAACAATGGCGACCGCTTCTATTCTTTACCAGGAGGTCATCACTTTTCTCATTTTTCACAGCCAAAATTGTATGGAGAATTGATTAACTCTTTTCTCGAGATGATTCCTGATTCATTTTCAACTGCATTTCCAGATCAATTCAACCCTTCACTCTCGAGAAAAATTTCATCATGA
- a CDS encoding NADH-quinone oxidoreductase subunit M, translated as MILTLLLIIPFLGAILLSLWPQGSTPAQLRRLTLVILSVQCIASFAVLFWFDPSNSGLQLQEHFPWLPSVGLDYSLAVDGISLPLVLMNAVLCLVSAVASRKIDNRPRIYFALLLIISGAVNGAFLAQNLLLFFLFYELELIPLWLLIAIWGGANRAYASTKFLIVTAVSGVLILGAFLGIALVTGGVDFGIRPILSGEMGLTSQLLLMGALLIGFGIKIPLFPFHTWLPDAHTEASTPVSVLLAGVLLKLGTYGLLRFCLGLFPEAWEVAAPWLALWAAISVLYGSLAAIAQSDMKRMVAYSSVGHMGYVLLAAAAATPLGLIGALFQMVSHGLISAILFLAVGVVYERTGTRDLNVLRGLLNPQRGLPLTGSLMIVGVMASAGIPGMAGFISEFLVFRGSLQPFPIATLLCMVGSGLTAVYFLLLVNRAFFGRLAIAAGKVSNPIVLSIVPLHEQLPAIALSFIVLLLGLAPDLLVGMSQAATTGLSELALLPITGGLS; from the coding sequence ATGATTCTTACTCTGTTGCTGATCATCCCCTTCTTGGGGGCGATTCTGTTGTCTCTTTGGCCTCAGGGATCAACTCCGGCTCAACTTAGACGCCTCACCCTGGTCATTCTTTCGGTTCAGTGCATTGCCAGTTTTGCGGTGCTCTTTTGGTTTGATCCCAGCAACTCGGGCTTGCAGCTTCAGGAACACTTTCCCTGGCTTCCCAGTGTTGGACTGGATTACTCCTTGGCGGTTGATGGAATCTCACTTCCGTTGGTTTTGATGAATGCAGTTCTATGTCTCGTGTCAGCAGTGGCATCGAGAAAGATCGATAATCGTCCAAGGATTTATTTTGCGCTTTTGTTAATTATTAGCGGCGCTGTAAATGGAGCTTTTCTTGCTCAGAATCTTTTGCTCTTTTTCCTGTTTTATGAGCTTGAACTCATTCCTCTTTGGCTGCTGATTGCCATTTGGGGCGGTGCTAACAGAGCTTATGCCTCCACCAAATTCCTGATTGTTACCGCAGTATCTGGAGTCCTGATCCTTGGAGCCTTTCTTGGGATCGCTCTTGTGACAGGGGGCGTTGATTTTGGCATCCGCCCCATTCTTTCAGGAGAGATGGGGCTCACCTCCCAGCTTTTGTTGATGGGGGCGCTGTTGATCGGCTTTGGGATCAAGATTCCTCTCTTTCCGTTTCATACCTGGCTTCCAGATGCTCACACCGAAGCCTCAACACCAGTGTCGGTTCTCTTAGCAGGGGTTCTCCTCAAGCTTGGTACCTACGGATTACTGCGATTTTGCCTAGGTCTCTTCCCTGAGGCATGGGAGGTTGCGGCCCCCTGGCTGGCTCTTTGGGCAGCGATTTCTGTGCTGTATGGCTCCCTAGCTGCCATTGCTCAATCCGATATGAAGCGGATGGTGGCTTATAGCTCTGTTGGTCATATGGGATATGTCTTGCTCGCTGCTGCCGCTGCAACGCCATTGGGCTTGATCGGTGCCCTCTTTCAAATGGTGAGCCATGGTTTGATTTCAGCGATACTTTTCCTCGCTGTAGGTGTTGTCTATGAACGAACCGGAACAAGAGATCTGAATGTTCTTCGCGGACTTCTTAACCCTCAGCGCGGCTTACCTCTCACGGGATCATTGATGATCGTGGGTGTGATGGCAAGTGCAGGAATCCCAGGTATGGCAGGTTTTATCTCTGAATTTCTTGTCTTCAGGGGAAGCCTTCAGCCTTTTCCAATTGCCACTTTGCTTTGCATGGTGGGATCAGGTTTGACCGCTGTGTATTTCTTGTTGCTTGTGAACCGAGCTTTCTTTGGACGTTTGGCCATTGCTGCAGGCAAAGTGTCTAATCCAATCGTTCTTTCTATAGTTCCGCTCCATGAGCAGCTTCCGGCGATCGCGCTGTCCTTCATTGTGCTGCTCCTGGGTCTTGCACCGGATCTTTTGGTTGGGATGAGTCAGGCAGCCACAACCGGTCTAAGCGAATTAGCGCTCTTACCCATCACAGGAGGACTTTCATGA
- a CDS encoding ABC transporter ATP-binding protein, translating to MVTAQNETSFLRSVLMESWPVELDRLWHRYGGEEEAWTLKDINLQLKTGELVGLLGPSGCGKTTLLRLIAGFEYPSQGVVRLHGNDVASSHVRLAPERRGVGMVFQDYALFPHLNAWDNTCFGLRRGQDTSRASWLIELLGLTDLKGRYPHELSGGQRQRLALARALAPAPSVLLLDEPFSNLDVEVRLRLRSELPGVLSACGASGLLVTHDPEEALAICGRVAILRDGHLHQCDTPRQLVEAPATPFVGRFVLQRNVLPVWRGESMSLLHCLLGDLEIPEQQRSMALPEDATVLIDPALIDLDPDPAGDACVMGREFLGRSWLYRIQIGDQQLRLIRPLAEDHQRGLRCRLSLQQNSEVLLHPQCLSLQVLS from the coding sequence ATGGTCACGGCTCAGAATGAAACTTCATTTTTGCGTTCCGTGCTGATGGAGTCGTGGCCGGTTGAGCTTGATCGTCTCTGGCACCGCTATGGCGGCGAGGAGGAAGCGTGGACGTTGAAAGACATCAATCTTCAACTGAAGACGGGGGAGCTTGTGGGTTTGCTGGGGCCATCAGGTTGCGGCAAAACCACGCTTTTGCGCTTAATTGCTGGTTTTGAATATCCCAGCCAGGGTGTGGTTCGACTGCATGGGAATGACGTCGCGTCGTCCCATGTGCGCCTTGCTCCAGAGCGTCGCGGCGTGGGCATGGTCTTCCAGGACTATGCGCTCTTTCCCCATCTCAACGCTTGGGACAACACTTGCTTTGGACTTCGTCGCGGTCAGGACACCAGCCGCGCGTCATGGTTGATTGAGCTTTTGGGCCTAACTGATCTGAAAGGTCGCTACCCCCATGAATTGTCGGGGGGACAACGTCAACGTTTGGCTCTGGCAAGAGCTCTTGCTCCCGCACCCTCTGTTTTGTTGCTGGATGAACCCTTTTCCAATCTTGATGTTGAAGTGCGTTTGCGTTTGCGCAGTGAGCTCCCTGGAGTGCTGAGTGCATGCGGTGCCAGTGGTTTGCTCGTGACCCACGACCCGGAGGAGGCCCTTGCCATTTGCGGGCGAGTTGCCATTCTGCGCGACGGTCATCTTCATCAATGCGACACACCCCGACAGCTTGTGGAGGCTCCGGCAACACCCTTCGTGGGGCGGTTTGTGCTTCAACGCAATGTTCTCCCGGTCTGGAGGGGCGAATCGATGTCGTTGTTGCACTGTTTGCTTGGTGATCTGGAGATCCCTGAACAGCAGCGCTCCATGGCTCTCCCAGAAGACGCCACCGTTTTAATTGATCCGGCGTTAATTGATTTGGATCCCGATCCTGCAGGAGATGCCTGTGTGATGGGGCGGGAATTTTTGGGTCGTTCGTGGCTTTATCGCATTCAGATCGGAGATCAGCAGTTGCGTCTGATCAGGCCCCTTGCTGAAGACCATCAAAGGGGATTGCGCTGCAGGCTCTCTTTGCAGCAAAACAGTGAGGTTCTGCTCCACCCTCAGTGTTTATCGCTTCAAGTCTTGAGCTGA
- a CDS encoding RidA family protein has product MSSIPLKAVMTQEAPAPVGPYNQAVIAGGWLYCSGQIPLDPATGTMVGEGNVEAETRQVLRNLKAVLLEAGTDPTKVVRTTVFLVDLGDFQAVNAIYAEMFGDGVSPARACVQVAALPKGSKVEIDCIAWLN; this is encoded by the coding sequence ATGTCATCCATCCCACTCAAGGCTGTCATGACCCAAGAGGCACCAGCACCGGTGGGGCCATACAACCAGGCTGTGATCGCGGGCGGTTGGCTGTATTGCTCCGGTCAAATTCCTCTTGATCCTGCAACTGGAACGATGGTGGGGGAGGGAAATGTGGAGGCCGAGACCCGCCAAGTGCTCCGCAACTTAAAAGCTGTTCTCCTTGAGGCGGGTACCGATCCCACAAAAGTCGTGCGTACAACCGTGTTCCTCGTAGATCTCGGTGACTTTCAAGCTGTGAACGCAATTTATGCAGAGATGTTTGGTGATGGGGTCAGTCCTGCCAGAGCTTGCGTTCAGGTTGCAGCGTTGCCGAAGGGCTCAAAAGTAGAAATTGATTGCATTGCATGGCTGAACTAA
- a CDS encoding 4a-hydroxytetrahydrobiopterin dehydratase yields the protein MDQWHERKRPVCLERRFEFESYSATRDFLDRLGDFSEAKQRFPDISFGRTYVNITLRPEAEGNDSQLSDDDRCFASGIDALFY from the coding sequence ATGGATCAGTGGCATGAGCGCAAAAGGCCAGTTTGCCTTGAACGCCGATTTGAGTTTGAAAGCTACAGCGCTACGCGTGATTTTCTTGATCGGCTTGGTGATTTCAGCGAAGCGAAGCAAAGATTTCCTGATATTAGTTTTGGCCGAACCTATGTGAATATCACCCTGCGTCCTGAGGCTGAAGGCAATGACAGTCAGCTGAGTGATGATGATCGTTGCTTTGCTTCAGGGATTGATGCCCTCTTCTATTGA
- a CDS encoding 2Fe-2S iron-sulfur cluster-binding protein has protein sequence MTFFNVQLMTPQGEVSFHCPDDEYILDAAEQAGIDMSYSCRAGACSSCVGRLLQGTLDQSDQSFLDEAQIKDKYALLCVAYATSDLIVKTDCEEELW, from the coding sequence ATGACATTTTTTAATGTTCAGCTGATGACACCTCAAGGAGAGGTCTCATTTCACTGTCCTGATGATGAGTATATTTTGGATGCAGCAGAGCAAGCGGGTATAGATATGTCCTACTCTTGCCGCGCTGGTGCATGTAGTTCATGCGTAGGTCGACTTCTTCAGGGGACTTTGGATCAAAGTGATCAAAGCTTTCTAGATGAGGCACAGATTAAAGATAAATATGCACTCTTATGTGTAGCTTATGCCACCTCTGACTTGATCGTCAAGACCGATTGTGAAGAAGAACTTTGGTGA
- a CDS encoding CO2 hydration protein, translating into MTATKINDVPMIPTLPDREELIRRLLSDEPLLADTPDHLLQIVNVLDSYGIVLDAYSRNLVNQGETQLLNPFPVMRFFHEGFSIERLWQHLRGDRINFEYAEYCQKAMFWHGTGGMDAYFDSEPFLETCQKIIELRSRRDPLLALVHRLYPGFAPEAIRSMATIYALGLFWRVMSDLFLDLSRRYRNGEIGSVIDAVHHIRDGLVAAAGNPMTYKVTVGNEDVWVLPPEAGLTFLVDVAVPYVEAVFFRGMPFLGTVSYNAQARQISADISDFKYGALYADPIPSMGAGIPPSLCMQDMYRNLPEELSDWYKSHGRGMHDVHVQICISFQKSMFCVTNGAISGTMPHPLDTTDVDQQKANRAYAESWSERLMGCQRGALL; encoded by the coding sequence ATGACTGCTACAAAGATCAATGATGTCCCAATGATTCCAACCCTCCCTGATCGTGAAGAGCTGATTCGTCGTTTACTCTCTGACGAGCCTTTACTAGCTGATACACCTGATCATCTTTTGCAGATTGTCAATGTTCTCGATAGCTACGGGATCGTTCTTGATGCTTACAGCCGCAACCTGGTGAATCAGGGTGAAACCCAGCTGCTGAATCCATTTCCAGTGATGCGATTCTTTCACGAAGGTTTCAGTATTGAACGCTTATGGCAGCATCTTCGTGGCGATCGCATCAACTTTGAGTATGCCGAATACTGCCAAAAGGCAATGTTTTGGCACGGCACTGGCGGCATGGATGCTTATTTCGATTCAGAGCCTTTTCTTGAGACTTGTCAGAAGATCATTGAGTTGCGTAGTCGCCGTGATCCCTTGTTGGCATTGGTGCATCGGCTGTATCCAGGTTTTGCTCCTGAAGCAATCCGATCGATGGCCACTATTTATGCCCTTGGTCTGTTTTGGCGGGTGATGAGTGACCTGTTCCTCGATCTTTCTCGCCGATATCGCAACGGTGAAATTGGTTCTGTTATTGATGCTGTTCATCACATCAGAGATGGCTTAGTTGCAGCTGCTGGTAATCCGATGACTTATAAAGTTACGGTTGGGAACGAAGACGTATGGGTTCTACCTCCAGAGGCCGGACTGACATTTCTGGTTGATGTGGCTGTTCCATACGTGGAGGCTGTCTTTTTTAGAGGAATGCCCTTCCTGGGAACCGTTTCGTATAACGCTCAGGCCCGACAAATTTCAGCTGACATCAGTGATTTCAAGTATGGAGCCTTGTACGCAGATCCAATTCCCAGTATGGGAGCTGGGATTCCTCCAAGTTTGTGCATGCAAGATATGTACCGAAATCTTCCAGAGGAACTCAGTGACTGGTACAAGTCGCATGGCAGGGGAATGCATGATGTTCATGTTCAGATCTGCATTAGTTTTCAAAAATCGATGTTTTGTGTCACCAATGGTGCAATCTCTGGCACGATGCCACATCCCCTTGATACAACTGATGTTGATCAGCAAAAAGCCAATCGAGCTTATGCAGAATCATGGTCTGAGCGCTTGATGGGATGTCAGCGAGGAGCACTTCTCTAA
- the cbbX gene encoding CbbX protein has translation MPSSIDLAAAYADSGVAEVLEQLDQELVGLQPVKTRIREIAALLLVDQARQQLDLQSTAPGLHMSFTGRPGTGKTTVAKRISQILHRLGYLRKGHVVTVTRDDLVGQYVGHTAPKTREMIKRALGGVLFVDEAYYLYKSDNERDYGAEAIEILLQDMERQRSDFVVIFAGYKDRMASFYQSNPGLSSRVAHHIDFPDYSEEELMAIALLLLNQQDYHFSESAHDAFCRYIKRRRQLPFFANARSIRNALDRLRLRQANRLFSRLDQSLGRDDLTTIEAEDVLASRVFQGEIEGRDPSQPLTTIFDAP, from the coding sequence ATGCCCTCTTCTATTGATTTGGCCGCTGCCTATGCCGATTCAGGTGTTGCTGAGGTTCTTGAGCAGCTGGACCAGGAGTTGGTTGGCTTGCAACCCGTGAAGACTCGCATTCGTGAAATTGCGGCTTTACTTCTGGTGGATCAAGCTCGTCAGCAGTTGGATTTGCAAAGCACAGCCCCTGGTCTGCATATGTCATTTACTGGTAGGCCCGGTACGGGAAAAACCACAGTTGCTAAGCGTATTTCTCAAATACTTCATCGTCTTGGCTATTTGCGAAAGGGGCATGTTGTGACCGTGACTCGCGACGATCTTGTGGGGCAATATGTTGGGCATACAGCACCAAAAACTCGTGAGATGATTAAGCGCGCCTTGGGTGGTGTTTTGTTTGTTGATGAGGCTTATTATCTCTATAAGTCCGATAATGAGCGTGATTATGGAGCGGAAGCGATTGAAATTTTATTGCAAGATATGGAGCGGCAGCGATCAGATTTTGTTGTGATTTTTGCTGGGTATAAGGATCGAATGGCTAGTTTTTATCAATCCAATCCAGGTCTGTCCTCGCGCGTTGCGCACCATATTGATTTCCCTGATTACAGCGAAGAGGAGCTCATGGCGATTGCCCTCCTTCTTCTGAATCAGCAGGATTACCACTTCAGCGAATCAGCGCATGATGCCTTCTGTCGTTACATCAAGAGGAGGCGTCAGTTGCCATTCTTTGCGAATGCTCGTTCGATTCGAAATGCTCTTGATCGTCTGAGACTCCGTCAAGCGAATCGTTTATTTTCCCGCCTCGATCAATCCCTTGGTCGCGATGATCTGACCACCATCGAAGCAGAAGATGTCTTGGCGAGTCGTGTCTTTCAGGGTGAGATCGAGGGGCGTGATCCTTCTCAGCCTTTGACAACGATTTTTGACGCTCCTTGA
- a CDS encoding NAD(P)/FAD-dependent oxidoreductase: protein MTDYIDTDVLIIGGGPAGCSCALYTSRSSLKTYILDKNKSVGALAITHKIANYPGVSNEISGSDLLDMMREQAISYGTNYLRAQVFSLDLSGDQKLVYTPEGVFRSRTIVLATGAMGRTSTLPGEKEFLGRGVSYCATCDAAFYRNEDVLVYGSNQEAVDEALVLTKFAKTVHWVTSGKPSRSTNRVELLKDLPNVKQWERTKLLSIHGSDSGLNSAKVQSTKDKKTFSLDVTGAFLYSTGTLPITDFLHGMIPLRADGGVDVDENMMTSIPGVWAIGDIRNTPFKQAVVACSDGCIAAMSIDKFLNSRTEFRVDWVHK, encoded by the coding sequence ATGACAGATTATATTGATACCGATGTGTTGATTATAGGAGGTGGCCCTGCCGGGTGCTCCTGTGCTCTTTATACGTCTAGATCATCCTTAAAGACCTATATTTTAGATAAAAATAAATCGGTAGGGGCTTTGGCTATTACTCATAAAATAGCTAATTATCCTGGAGTCTCTAATGAGATATCTGGGTCTGATCTGCTTGATATGATGCGAGAACAGGCTATTTCTTATGGAACAAATTATCTGCGCGCTCAAGTATTCAGCTTAGATTTGTCTGGCGATCAAAAACTTGTTTATACACCGGAAGGTGTTTTTCGTTCACGCACGATCGTTTTAGCGACAGGCGCGATGGGCAGGACTTCGACTCTTCCAGGAGAGAAGGAATTTTTAGGTCGTGGTGTTAGTTACTGCGCTACCTGTGATGCTGCTTTTTATCGCAATGAGGATGTCTTGGTTTATGGCTCTAATCAAGAGGCTGTTGATGAGGCACTTGTTCTCACTAAATTTGCAAAAACAGTTCATTGGGTTACAAGTGGAAAGCCAAGTCGATCTACGAATCGCGTTGAGTTACTTAAAGATCTTCCCAATGTAAAACAATGGGAACGAACTAAATTGTTGTCTATTCATGGATCTGATTCCGGATTGAATTCTGCAAAGGTTCAATCAACGAAAGATAAAAAAACTTTCTCCTTGGATGTGACTGGAGCATTTTTATACTCTACAGGGACGCTACCTATAACCGACTTCCTTCATGGAATGATTCCACTTCGAGCCGATGGAGGAGTTGATGTGGATGAGAACATGATGACGTCTATTCCTGGAGTTTGGGCGATTGGAGATATTCGTAACACTCCTTTCAAGCAGGCTGTTGTTGCCTGCTCAGATGGTTGTATTGCTGCAATGTCAATTGACAAATTTCTCAACTCTAGAACTGAGTTTCGTGTTGATTGGGTGCATAAATAA
- the fldA gene encoding flavodoxin FldA, producing MAYTIFFATSTGKTEDVADKLKDLLPGTETKDVDNIGSAAELAEAEALICCVPTWNTGADEGRSGTAWDTYAEEIPSMDFSGKSVAIVGLGDSSSYSDYFCDAMEELYTAFIQAGANLIGKVPTDGYTFAESKSVIDGKFCGLAIDEDNESDLTDQRLSDWVKQISSEA from the coding sequence ATGGCCTACACAATCTTTTTCGCAACATCCACAGGAAAAACTGAAGATGTTGCCGACAAACTCAAAGATCTATTACCAGGTACAGAAACTAAAGATGTAGACAATATCGGATCTGCAGCAGAGCTAGCTGAAGCAGAGGCACTCATATGCTGTGTTCCTACATGGAATACAGGCGCAGATGAGGGTCGCTCTGGAACAGCTTGGGATACCTATGCTGAAGAGATACCAAGTATGGATTTCAGCGGAAAATCGGTAGCAATTGTAGGACTTGGTGATTCATCATCCTACTCTGACTATTTCTGTGATGCAATGGAAGAATTATACACTGCATTCATACAAGCAGGCGCAAACCTAATCGGGAAAGTACCAACAGACGGGTACACATTCGCAGAGTCAAAAAGTGTAATTGATGGCAAGTTCTGTGGCTTAGCTATTGACGAAGACAATGAGTCAGACCTAACAGATCAACGCCTCAGCGACTGGGTCAAACAAATAAGTTCTGAAGCTTAA